In Accipiter gentilis chromosome 17, bAccGen1.1, whole genome shotgun sequence, one DNA window encodes the following:
- the EXTL1 gene encoding exostosin-like 1, producing the protein MQTRKKYIFLTFLASWLLLFFFGRDQLRHFAFFSGRKTEARRNWPRWTDRSLLKSFADSEELQSDGDPSLPSPRERRAARLSVYKNSRCRMETCFDFSRCEKHGFKVFTYPRERDQPLSESYGKILASIERSRYYTPNPEEACLFILSIDTLDRDHLSGQYVRNVNEKIRGFPLWNGGRNHLIFNLYSGTWPNYTEDLGFDIGQAILAKASFYTETFRPGFDISIPLFPKDHPQRGGEKGWLYQDSVPPKKKYLLVFKGKRYLTGIGSSTRNALHHIHNGKDIISLTTCKHGKDWEKHKDTRCDKDNVDYEKFNYQELLHNSTFCIVPRGRRLGSFRFLEALQAACIPVLLSDGWELPFVEAIDWGKAAVVGNERLLLQIPSAVRCIHPERVLAFQQQTQFLWDAYFSSVDKIVHTTLEIIKDRLLPHRSRSRFLWNTLPGGLLALPEFSTHLGDFPFYYLQHGSSPSAKFTAFIRAVSPAGSLSQPILRLIQAVSGSQYCAQILVLWSCEKPPPPSGKWPQTTVPLTIIQGRGKLSDRFFPYAAIQTDAVLSLDEHTSLSTSEVDFAFTVWRSFPDRIVGFPTQSHFWDPEQKRWGYTSKWTNEVSIVLTTAAFYHRYYHSLFTEYLPAGLRELVDGLAACEDILMNVLVAAVTKLPPIKVTQRKQHKESVSQQVKGTTGRFSQHQDCLNQLADWFGYMPLVSSQLRLDPVLFKDQVSVLRKKYPRLEKP; encoded by the exons ATGCAGACcaggaagaaatacattttcctgaCTTTCCTTGCCTCTTGgctcctgcttttcttctttggaagAGACCAGCTGCGCCATTTCGCTTTCTTTTCTGGGAGGAAAACTGAAGCCCGGAGGAACTGGCCCCGCTGGACTGATCGGTCCCTTCTCAAAAGCTTTGCAGACTCCGAGGAGCTCCAGAGCGATGGGGACCCCTCACTGCCATCGCCCCGGGAGCGGCGGGCGGCACGGCTGAGCGTCTACAAGAACAGCAGATGCCGGATGGAAACCTGCTTTGACTTCTCCAGGTGCGAGAAGCACGGCTTCAAAGTCTTCACCTACCCTCGGGAGAGGGACCAGCCCCTCTCGGAGAGTTATGGCAAAATCCTCGCTTCCATCGAGCGTTCTCGGTACTACACCCCGAACCCCGAGGAAGCTTGCCTCTTCATCCTCAGCATCGACACACTGGACCGCGACCATCTCTCGGGTCAATACGTCCGTAACGTCAATGAGAAAATCCGCGGCTTCCCGCTCTGGAATGGTGGCCGTAACCACCTCATCTTCAACCTCTACTCGGGCACCTGGCCCAATTACACCGAGGACCTGGGTTTCGATATCGGCCAGGCCATCCTGGCCAAAGCCAGCTTCTACACCGAGACCTTCAGGCCCGGCTTCgacatctccatccctctcttcCCCAAGGACCACCCGCAGCGCGGCGGGGAGAAGGGGTGGTTGTATCAGGACTCggtccccccaaaaaagaaatatttgttggttttcaaGGGGAAGCGGTACCTGACCGGCATCGGCTCCAGCACCAGGAACGCGCTGCATCACATCCATAACGGGAAGGACATCATCTCGCTCACCACCTGCAAGCACGGCAAGGACTGGGAGAAGCACAAGGACACGCGCTGCGACAAGGATAACGTCGACTACGAAAA GTTCAACTACCAGGAGCTGCTGCACAACTCCACCTTCTGCATCGTGCCCCGGGGCAGGCGCTTGGGCTCGTTCCGCTTTCTGGAGGCGCTGCAG GCTGCCTGCATCCCCGTGCTGCTGAGCGATGGCTGGGAGCTGCCCTTCGTCGAGGCCATCGACTGGGGCAAAGCTGCCGTCGTGGGCAATGAGCGGCTGCTCCTGCAG ATCCCCTCCGCCGTCCGCTGCATCCACCCGGAGCGCGTGCTGGCTTTCCAGCAGCAGACCCAGTTCCTATGGGATGCGTACTTCTCCTCCGTCGACAAGATCGTACACACCACGCTGGAG ATCATCAAGGACCGGCTGCTCCCACACCGCTCCCGCTCCCGTTTTCTCTGGAACACGCTGCCCGGGGGGCTCCTGGCTCTGCCCGAATTCTCCACCCACCTCGGGGACTTTCCCTTTTACTACCTGCAGCACG gctccagCCCCTCCGCAAAGTTTACGGCTTTCATCCGGGCCGTCTCGCCGGCCGGTTCCCTCTCCCAGCCCATCCTCAGGCTCATCCAAGCCGTCTCCGGATCCCAGTACTGCGCCCAG ATCCTGGTGCTTTGGAGCTGCGAGAAGCCACCACCGCCAAGCGGGAAATGGCCCCAGACCACCGTGCCTCTGACCATCATCCAGGGCAGGGGAAAG CTCAGCGACCGATTCTTCCCCTACGCGGCCATCCAGACGGACGCCGTGCTGAGCCTGGATGAACACACCAGCCTCTCGACCAGCGAG GTGGACTTTGCCTTCACGGTGTGGCGCAGCTTCCCCGACCGCATCGTGGGCTTCCCCACGCAGAGCCACTTCTGGGACCCCGAGCAGAAGCGCTGGGGCTACACTTCCAAGTGGACCAACGAGGTCTCCATCGTCCTCACCACCGCCGCCTTCTACCACAG GTATTATCACAGCCTTTTCACGGAATACCTGCCGGCGGGGCTGCGGGAGCTGGTGGACGGCCTGGCCGCCTGCGAGGACATCTTGATGAACGTCCTTGTGGCCGCCGTCACCAAGCTGCCGCCCATCAAGGTCACCCAGCGGAAGCAGCACAAGGAAAGCGTGTCCCAGCAG GTAAAGGGCACGACAGGGCGTTTCTCCCAGCATCAGGACTGCCTCAACCAGTTGGCGGACTGGTTCGGCTACATGCCCCTCGTGTCCTCCCAGCTGCGCCTCGACCCCGTCCTCTTCAAGGACCAGGTCTCCGTCCTGCGCAAGAAATACCCACGCCTGGAGAAACCCTGA
- the SLC30A2 gene encoding proton-coupled zinc antiporter SLC30A2, translating into MAAGEEKRHLLSEGVGGSYLGAAQKNGHNSVQGQAPVLELGTRRSRHCHTRGVTGHPGQQQRARRKLYLAAGICLVFMVGEAVGGYLAHSLAILTDAAHLLTDFASIMISLSALWVSSRPPTKTMNFGWHRAEILGALLSVLSIWVVTGVLVYLAAQRLLSANYDIEGSVMLVTSACAVAVNIVMGVALHQTGHGHSHGATSEQPNASVRAAFVHVVGDLLQSVGVLIASYIIFFKPEYKYVDPICTFLFSALVLGTTLTILRDVLLVLMEGTPKGMDFNAVQETLLAVEGVAAVHSLHIWALTAAQPLLSVHIAINAGASAQEVLEEASSRLQGTFRFHTTTIQVESYSEEMRDCRECQPPRD; encoded by the exons ATGGCAGCCGGCGAGGAGAAACGGCATCTGCTGAGCGAGGGCGTAGGAGG GTCCTACCTGGGGGCCGCACAAAAGAACGGACACAACTCGGTGCAGGGACAGGCACCCGTCCTGGAGTTGGGGACACGGCGCAGCCGGCATTGCCACACGCGGGGAGTCACCGGTCACCCCGGCCAGCAGCAGCGGGCGCGCAGAAAGCTCTACCTGGCCGCCGGCATCTGCCTCGTCTTCATGGTGGGAGAAGCCGTGG GTGGGTACCTGGCGCACAGCCTGGCCATCCTGACGGACGCAGCCCACCTCCTGACGGACTTCGCCAGCATCATGATCAGCCTCTCCGCGCTCTGGGTGTCCTCGCGCCCCCCAACCAAAACCATGAACTTCGGCTGGCACCGGGCAG AAATTCTGGGGGCCCTGCTCTCCGTGCTCTCCATCTGGGTGGTGACGGGTGTCCTGGTCTACCTGGCGGCCCAGCGTCTGCTCTCGGCCAACTACGACATCGAGGGTAGCGTCATGCTCGTCACCTCCGCCTGCGCCGTGGCCGTCAACATCGT GATGGGGGTTGCTCTGCACCAGACCGGGCACGGGCACAGCCACGGGGCGACAAGCGAGCAGCCCAACGCCAGCGTCCGCGCTGCCTTCGTCCACGTCGTGGGGGACCTGCTGCAGAGTGTCGGCGTCCTCATCGCCTCCTACATCATCTTCTTTAAG CCCGAGTACAAGTACGTGGACCCCATCTGCACCTTCCTCTTCTCCGCGCTGGTGCTGGGGACGACGCTGACCATCCTCCGCGACGTCCTCCTCGTCCTCATGGAGG gcacccccaAAGGGATGGACTTCAACGCCGTGCAGGAGACGCTGCTGGCGGTGGAGGGGGTGGCAGCCGTGCACAGCCTCCACATCTGGGCGCTGACGGCGGCACAGCCGCTGCTCTCGGTGCACATCGCCATCA ACGCGGGTGCCAGCGCgcaggaggtgctggaggaggCCAGCTCCCGGCTGCAGGGCACTTTCCGCTTCCATACCACCACCATCCAGGTGGAGAGTTACTCCGAGGAGATGCGGGACTGTCGGGAGTGCCAGCCGCCCCGCGACTGA
- the TRIM63 gene encoding E3 ubiquitin-protein ligase TRIM63 isoform X2 translates to MDFQAGILRDGNPMESLEKQLICPICLEMFSKPVVILPCQHNLCRKCANDIFQAANPYWQSRGSVISGGRFRCPSCRHEVLLDRHGVYGLQRNLLVENIIDIYKQECSSRPLKKGEHPMCKEHEDERINIYCVTCEVPTCSMCKVFGSHKDCEVAPLQTVFQGQKTELNNCISMLVAGNDRIQTIISQLEDSCRCTEENSEAAKQELCARFDAVAALLEEKKSELLQRITREQSDKTGFVQGLIRQYKEQLEKSSRLVETAIQAMEETGGAAFLMNAKQLIKTIVEASKGGRLEKIEHGYESMDAFSVSLDHLAEAVRALDFEPAEEDEEYFDGEEEEVEEDVAPEGTVKASQ, encoded by the exons ATGGATTTCCAAGCCGGTATCCTGCGGGATGGCAATCCCATGGAGAGCCTGGAGAAGCAGCTCATCTGCCCCATCTGCCTGGAGATGTTCAGCAAGCCGGTGGTgatcctgccctgccagcacaacCTCTGCCGCAAGTGTGCCAACGACATCTTCCAG GCCGCCAACCCGTACTGGCAGAGCCGGGGCAGCGTAATTTCGGGGGGACGGTTCCGGTGCCCATCGTGCCGCCACGAGGTTCTGCTGGACCGTCACGGTGTCTATGGGCTGCAGAGGAACCTGCTGGTGGAGAACATCATCGACATTTACAAGCAGGAGTGCTCCAG CAGGCCGCTGAAGAAGGGGGAGCACCCCATGTGCAAGGAGCACGAGGACGAGCGGATCAACATCTACTGCGTCACCTGCGAGGTCCCCACCTGCTCCATGTGCAAAGTCTTCGGTTCCCACAAGGACTGCGAGGTGGCCCCGCTGCAAACTGTCTTCCAGGGCCAGAAG ACGGAGCTGAACAACTGCATCTCCATGCTGGTGGCGGGGAACGACCGGATCCAGACGATCATCTCCCAGCTGGAGGACTCGTGCCGGTGCACCGAG GAGAACAGCGAGGCAGCCAAGCAGGAGCTCTGCGCTCGCTTTGATGCCGTGGCAGCGCTGCTGGAGGAGAAGAAGTCGGAGCTGCTGCAGCGCATCACCCGTGAGCAGAGCGACAAGACGGGCTTCGTCCAGGGCCTCATCCGCCAGTACAAAGAGCAGCTGGAGAAATCAAGCCGACTGGTGGAGACGGCCATCCAAGCCATGGAGGAGACCGGGGGGGCCGCCTTCCTCATG AACGCCAAGCAGCTCATTAAAAC gatCGTGGAGGCCTCCAAGGGCGGCAGGCTGGAGAAGATCGAGCACGGCTACGAGAGCATGGACGCCTTCTCGGTGAGCCTGGACCACCTCGCCGAGGCGGTGCGCGCCTTGGACTTTGAGCCTG CTGAGGAAGACGAGGAGTACTTtgatggggaggaagaagaggtggagGAAGATGTGGCGCCCGAGGGGACTGTAAAGG CTTCCCAGTAG
- the TRIM63 gene encoding E3 ubiquitin-protein ligase TRIM63 isoform X1 — protein sequence MDFQAGILRDGNPMESLEKQLICPICLEMFSKPVVILPCQHNLCRKCANDIFQAANPYWQSRGSVISGGRFRCPSCRHEVLLDRHGVYGLQRNLLVENIIDIYKQECSSRPLKKGEHPMCKEHEDERINIYCVTCEVPTCSMCKVFGSHKDCEVAPLQTVFQGQKTELNNCISMLVAGNDRIQTIISQLEDSCRCTEENSEAAKQELCARFDAVAALLEEKKSELLQRITREQSDKTGFVQGLIRQYKEQLEKSSRLVETAIQAMEETGGAAFLMNAKQLIKTIVEASKGGRLEKIEHGYESMDAFSVSLDHLAEAVRALDFEPAEEDEEYFDGEEEEVEEDVAPEGTVKGKGWHG from the exons ATGGATTTCCAAGCCGGTATCCTGCGGGATGGCAATCCCATGGAGAGCCTGGAGAAGCAGCTCATCTGCCCCATCTGCCTGGAGATGTTCAGCAAGCCGGTGGTgatcctgccctgccagcacaacCTCTGCCGCAAGTGTGCCAACGACATCTTCCAG GCCGCCAACCCGTACTGGCAGAGCCGGGGCAGCGTAATTTCGGGGGGACGGTTCCGGTGCCCATCGTGCCGCCACGAGGTTCTGCTGGACCGTCACGGTGTCTATGGGCTGCAGAGGAACCTGCTGGTGGAGAACATCATCGACATTTACAAGCAGGAGTGCTCCAG CAGGCCGCTGAAGAAGGGGGAGCACCCCATGTGCAAGGAGCACGAGGACGAGCGGATCAACATCTACTGCGTCACCTGCGAGGTCCCCACCTGCTCCATGTGCAAAGTCTTCGGTTCCCACAAGGACTGCGAGGTGGCCCCGCTGCAAACTGTCTTCCAGGGCCAGAAG ACGGAGCTGAACAACTGCATCTCCATGCTGGTGGCGGGGAACGACCGGATCCAGACGATCATCTCCCAGCTGGAGGACTCGTGCCGGTGCACCGAG GAGAACAGCGAGGCAGCCAAGCAGGAGCTCTGCGCTCGCTTTGATGCCGTGGCAGCGCTGCTGGAGGAGAAGAAGTCGGAGCTGCTGCAGCGCATCACCCGTGAGCAGAGCGACAAGACGGGCTTCGTCCAGGGCCTCATCCGCCAGTACAAAGAGCAGCTGGAGAAATCAAGCCGACTGGTGGAGACGGCCATCCAAGCCATGGAGGAGACCGGGGGGGCCGCCTTCCTCATG AACGCCAAGCAGCTCATTAAAAC gatCGTGGAGGCCTCCAAGGGCGGCAGGCTGGAGAAGATCGAGCACGGCTACGAGAGCATGGACGCCTTCTCGGTGAGCCTGGACCACCTCGCCGAGGCGGTGCGCGCCTTGGACTTTGAGCCTG CTGAGGAAGACGAGGAGTACTTtgatggggaggaagaagaggtggagGAAGATGTGGCGCCCGAGGGGACTGTAAAGGGTAAGGGGTGGCACGGCTGA